From a region of the Paenibacillus lutimineralis genome:
- a CDS encoding glycoside hydrolase family 130 protein codes for MSRIIGEKLTNIPWQDKPAGSNAPVWRYSANPIIQRNAIPNSNSVFNSAVVPFEDGFAGVFRCDSRSVSMDIFAGFSKDGVNWEINHEPIQFEGDPEVTKREYRYDPRVVKIGDRYYINWCNGYHGPTIGIGYTTDFKTFHQLENAFLPYNRNGVLFPRKIGDNYAMLSRPSDTGHTPFGDIFYSASPDLTFWGKHRYVMGTINGDASAWQSKKIGPGPVPIETDKGWLLIYHGVINTCNGFVYRMGCALLDINEPWKVLARSRNYILGPETLYECVGDVPNVTFPCAALTDADTGRIAIYYGCADTVTGLAFTTVDELLSYMEEYPLETEA; via the coding sequence ATGAGCAGAATTATTGGCGAAAAACTGACGAACATCCCTTGGCAGGACAAGCCTGCTGGCAGCAACGCTCCGGTATGGCGCTATTCCGCTAACCCGATTATCCAACGGAATGCGATTCCGAATTCCAACAGCGTATTTAATTCGGCCGTAGTGCCTTTTGAAGATGGGTTTGCCGGTGTATTCCGTTGTGACTCCAGATCCGTTAGCATGGACATTTTCGCTGGCTTCAGTAAAGATGGTGTGAACTGGGAGATCAATCATGAACCGATCCAATTTGAAGGAGATCCAGAAGTAACTAAGAGGGAATATCGCTACGATCCACGGGTTGTTAAGATTGGAGATCGCTATTATATCAACTGGTGTAATGGCTATCATGGGCCTACGATTGGAATCGGCTATACGACCGACTTCAAGACTTTCCATCAATTAGAGAATGCATTCTTGCCATATAACCGTAATGGCGTTCTGTTCCCGCGTAAAATTGGCGATAACTATGCAATGCTCAGCCGTCCAAGTGATACAGGACATACTCCATTCGGGGATATTTTCTACAGTGCAAGTCCCGACCTTACTTTCTGGGGCAAACACCGTTATGTAATGGGTACAATCAATGGTGATGCCTCTGCTTGGCAATCCAAGAAAATTGGCCCAGGGCCAGTTCCGATTGAGACCGATAAAGGCTGGCTCTTGATCTACCACGGCGTTATCAATACTTGCAATGGCTTCGTATACCGTATGGGTTGTGCATTGCTTGATATCAACGAGCCTTGGAAGGTGCTGGCGCGTTCCCGTAACTATATTCTTGGACCTGAGACGTTGTATGAGTGCGTTGGCGACGTTCCGAACGTTACCTTCCCTTGTGCGGCTTTAACTGATGCGGATACTGGCCGTATCGCTATCTACTATGGTTGTGCGGACACCGTAACTGGACTTGCTTTCACAACTGTGGATGAACTGCTCAGCTACATGGAAGAGTATCCTTTGGAGACTGAAGCTTAA
- a CDS encoding glycoside hydrolase family 125 protein: MEQFRLPKIPMPKLELPAAIKDVMAEAEVKLAHRPKLLQLFKNCFPNTLETTTKLMEDGTTFVITGDIPASWLRDSVEQVIQYVPFAKQDEDLQRIISGLIKRHIQYIHIDPYANAFNESANDWHWNTTDETDMSPWVWERKFEIDSLCFVVRLAYTYWKETEQTDIFDAGFKAAMRKIVEVFKTEQHHFENSPYRFTRNNGIPEDSLRNKGLGMPVNYTGMIWSGFRSSDDACDFHYNIPGNMFAVVALRQMQEFAEWVFRDMDFLAELKELEFEVDYGIKLYGIYRHPEFGPIYAYETDGFGNYCLMDDAGTPGLISIPYLGYVTADDPIYQNTRRFALSKENPFYFEGKAAKGIGSPHTPENYIWHMALSMQGITAQTKEEKLEMIAMLESTDADTGFMHEGFHVDDPTIFTRKWFAWSNSLFSQLVYRAMKEGIL; encoded by the coding sequence ATGGAACAATTTAGACTCCCGAAAATACCGATGCCTAAGCTGGAGCTCCCGGCTGCGATAAAGGATGTAATGGCCGAAGCTGAGGTGAAGCTGGCACATCGTCCGAAGCTTTTGCAATTGTTCAAAAATTGCTTCCCAAATACGCTAGAGACGACAACTAAGCTAATGGAGGATGGAACGACCTTCGTTATTACTGGCGACATTCCAGCTTCCTGGCTGCGCGATTCAGTTGAACAGGTGATTCAATATGTACCGTTCGCGAAGCAGGACGAGGATTTGCAGCGCATTATCAGCGGCTTGATCAAACGCCATATTCAATATATCCATATTGATCCGTATGCGAATGCTTTCAACGAATCGGCAAATGATTGGCATTGGAATACGACTGATGAGACCGATATGTCCCCATGGGTGTGGGAGCGCAAATTCGAGATCGATTCCCTATGCTTTGTCGTACGCTTAGCTTATACGTATTGGAAGGAGACCGAGCAAACTGATATCTTTGACGCTGGCTTCAAAGCAGCGATGAGAAAAATCGTGGAAGTCTTCAAGACTGAGCAGCATCATTTTGAGAATTCGCCTTATCGCTTTACTCGCAACAATGGAATTCCTGAAGACTCGCTGCGCAATAAGGGTCTTGGTATGCCAGTCAACTATACAGGAATGATCTGGTCAGGCTTCCGTTCGAGCGACGATGCTTGCGATTTCCATTACAACATTCCAGGCAATATGTTCGCGGTTGTAGCACTGCGGCAAATGCAGGAATTTGCAGAATGGGTATTCCGTGATATGGACTTCCTGGCTGAGCTGAAAGAGCTGGAGTTCGAGGTGGATTACGGCATCAAGCTGTACGGTATTTACCGCCATCCGGAATTTGGCCCGATCTATGCATATGAGACTGACGGCTTCGGCAACTACTGCCTGATGGATGATGCGGGTACACCAGGTCTGATCTCCATTCCTTATCTCGGCTATGTAACAGCTGATGACCCGATTTACCAGAATACGAGACGCTTTGCGCTAAGCAAGGAGAACCCGTTCTATTTTGAAGGGAAAGCAGCTAAAGGAATCGGAAGCCCGCATACTCCAGAGAACTATATATGGCATATGGCGCTGTCGATGCAGGGAATTACGGCGCAGACGAAGGAAGAGAAGCTGGAGATGATCGCGATGCTGGAGAGCACGGATGCGGATACCGGATTCATGCACGAGGGCTTCCATGTCGATGATCCAACGATCTTTACGCGGAAATGGTTCGCTTGGTCGAACAGCCTGTTCTCACAGCTCGTATACCGGGCGATGAAGGAAGGCATTCTGTAA